In a single window of the Papaver somniferum cultivar HN1 chromosome 8, ASM357369v1, whole genome shotgun sequence genome:
- the LOC113303409 gene encoding probable mediator of RNA polymerase II transcription subunit 36b produces the protein MRPPMTRGRGGGGFRGRSDGGGRGGGRSFGDGGRGGRGGRGGDRGRGGGRGRGGGRGGGRGAGGMKGGSKVIVEPHRHEGVFIAKGKEDALVTRNMVPGEAVYGEKRVSVQNEDGTKIEYRVWNPFRSKLAAAILGGVDNIWIVPGARVLYLGAASGTTVSHVSDLVGPTGVVYAVEFSHRSGRDLVNMAKKRTNVIPIIEDARHPAKYRMLVGMVDVIFSDVAQPDQARILALNASYFLKNGGHFVISIKANCIDSTVPAEAVFAQEVKKLQQDQFKPSEQVTLEPFERDHACVVGGYRVPKKQKA, from the exons ATGAGGCCGCCAATGACCAGAG GACGTGGTGGTGGTGGATTTAGAGGAAGAAGTGATGGAGGAggtagaggaggaggaagaagtttCGGTGATGGAGGTCGTGGTGGTAGAGGAGGTCGTGGTGGAGATAGAGGAAGAGGTGGTGGTCGTGGTAGAGGAGGAGGTCGTGGTGGTGGACGTGGTGCTGGTGGAATGAAAGGTGGAAGCAAAGTTATTGTAGAACCACATAGACATGAAGGTGTTTTTATTGCCAAGGGTAAAGAAGATGCTCTTGTTACTAGGAATATGGTTCCTGGGGAAGCTGTATATGGTGAAAAGAGAGTTTCAGTTCAG AATGAAGACGGAACAAAGATTGAATACAGAGTCTGGAATCCTTTCAGATCTAAGCTTGCTGCTGCTATTCTTGGTGGTGTTGATAACATTTGGATT GTTCCAGGAGCTAGGGTTCTATATCTTGGGGCAGCTTCAGGAACTACTGTCTCTCATGTCTCTGACCTTGTTGGACCG ACTGGAGTGGTGTATGCTGTTGAGTTTTCACACAGAAGTGGAAGAGATCTAGTTAACATGGCAAAGAAGAGAACAAATGTTATTCCCATCATTGAAGATGCTAGGCATCCTGCTAAATACAGGATGTTGGTAGGCATGGTTGACGTCATTTTCTCTGATGTTGCCCAACCTGACCAG GCTAGAATCTTAGCTCTGAATGCTTCGTATTTCCTCAAGAATGGAGGTCACTTTGTGATATCAATCAAG GCAAACTGTATTGATTCTACAGTTCCGGCTGAGGCAGTCTTTGCCCAAGAAGTGAAGAAACTGCAGCAGGACCAGTTCAAACCATCTGAGCAGGTTACTCTTGAGCCCTTTGAGCGAGACCATGCTTGTGTTGTTGGTGGTTACAGAGTGCCCAAGAAGCAGAAGGCCTAG
- the LOC113306164 gene encoding F-box/FBD/LRR-repeat protein At1g16930-like, with product MISKKPPLASDSRDRLSGLPDALLYKILSFINMTSAIQNSILSKRWRYLWKSPPTLKFNSYDMYQKSFRNLYMREEGAIVYFIDHVLARRERSDIRRLDIVIYDVKFDFGDHLYSWIHAAVDCNVQELSIEIWDNQQVKIPPSLFTCTSLTKFELAVNGRHNYGEIFLPDAIYLPRLKCLKFEGLGFEDEDSTDKFFSKCPNLESLTMVDTYIEFDICCPNLEVFIMEFNDLRCPMATLQDGQRNPGGKDWYNIGNTIKLSAPKLTFLTCKGLISEDNIIENLSSLKTADIDIKLLEDMRWYHKGVEEEDSGLSSAEDVESGKLMGKFLSALSDVKFLTLSHIVLKV from the coding sequence ATGATATCAAAAAAACCACCATTGGCATCTGATAGCAGAGATAGACTTAGTGGTTTACCAGATGCCCTTCTTTATAAAATCTTATCATTCATTAATATGACATCTGCAATTCAGAACAGCATTTTGTCGAAAAGATGGAGGTATCTTTGGAAATCTCCTCCTACTCTGAAGTTCAACTCGTATGATATGTATCAGAAATCTTTTAGAAACTTATACATGAGAGAGGAGGGAGCCATCGTGTATTTTATTGACCATGTATTAGCTCGTCGTGAGAGATCTGATATACGGAGACTTGACATTGTTATTTATGATGTTAAATTTGATTTTGGAGATCATCTTTATTCATGGATACATGCTGCTGTAGACTGTAATGTTCAAGAACTATCTATTGAGATTTGGGATAATCAACAGGTTAAGATTCCTCCTTCTCTATTTACATGCACATCTTTAACCAAATTTGAATTAGCAGTGAATGGTAGGCATAACTATGGGGAAATATTTCTACCTGATGCTATATATTTACCTAGGCTCAAATGTCTGAAGTTTGAGGGACttggatttgaagatgaagattcaacTGACAAGTTCTTCTCGAAGTGCCCTAATCTTGAATCATTGACAATGGTAGATACTTACATTGAGTTTGATATCTGTTGTCCCAATCTCGAAGTGTTTATAATGGAATTTAATGATTTGAGGTGTCCAATGGCTACACTACAAGATGGTCAACGTAATCCTGGGGGAAAAGATTGGTATAACATCGGCAATACTATCAAGTTAAGTGCTCCAAAACTGACATTCTTAACTTGCAAAGGTTTGATATCCGAAGACAACATCATAGAGAACCTTTCTTCTCTTAAAACTGCTGACATTGACATCAAATTACTAGAAGATATGCGCTGGTACCATAAAggtgtagaagaagaagattcagggCTTTCTTCTGCAGAGGATGTAGAATCTGGTAAGCTTATGGGGAAATTCTTAAGTGCGCTCAGTGATGTGAAGTTTCTAACTCTATCTCACATAGTCCTGAAGGTATAG